The Geobacter sp. AOG2 genome includes a window with the following:
- a CDS encoding ribbon-helix-helix protein, CopG family: MQRSHVIAMRVSDNELKNLNVMAWETQKTVPEIMRDAIRMLSTRYDQLESQLNSKV; this comes from the coding sequence ATGCAGAGAAGTCATGTCATCGCCATGCGGGTCAGCGATAACGAGCTCAAGAATCTGAACGTCATGGCATGGGAGACCCAGAAGACCGTACCCGAAATCATGCGTGACGCCATCAGGATGCTGAGCACCCGCTACGACCAGCTCGAATCGCAACTAAACTCGAAGGTGTAA
- a CDS encoding acetyl-CoA hydrolase/transferase C-terminal domain-containing protein translates to MSELHNRIRKTNLHSRIRKVEDVIPLFENGMNVGWSGFTPAGYPKMVPIALADHVEKNGLQGKLKFNLFIGASVGVETEDRWASLDMIDRRWPYQTGKNIQSGINEGRIRMGDKHLSMFAQDLGYGFYTKENGGRLDIAIIECSAITENGGLVLTASCGAVPEIVQIADKIIVEINTSIPSFEGLHDIIEPINPPNRQPYLISRVDDRAGSPYVRVDTDRIVAIIESNRPDNGRSFSEQDETSEAIANHIIDFFSNEVKVGRLPKNLLPLQSGVGSIANAVIGGLAKGPFTGLKVWTEVLQDTMLDLFDSGKLDFASTVSLSYSVDGFKRFYDNWDKYSNKVLMRPLSIANHPEPIRRLGCIAMNTPVEFDIYAHANSTLVGGTRMINGIGGSGDFLRNAYLSIMHTPSARPSKTDPTGITCVVPHVPHVDHTEHDLDVLVTEQGLADLRGLDPKTRAQLIIDNCAHPDYKPLLQEYLDMATKECLGRKAGHEPQMLDRVFKMQVNLAKNGTMKIDNWEV, encoded by the coding sequence ATGTCAGAATTGCACAACAGGATCAGAAAAACCAATCTCCACTCCAGGATCAGGAAGGTCGAGGATGTCATCCCGCTGTTCGAGAACGGCATGAACGTCGGGTGGTCGGGCTTTACCCCCGCCGGTTACCCCAAAATGGTGCCTATCGCCCTTGCCGACCATGTGGAGAAGAACGGGCTGCAGGGGAAGCTGAAATTCAACCTGTTCATCGGCGCCTCGGTGGGTGTGGAGACCGAAGACCGGTGGGCCTCCCTGGACATGATCGATCGGCGCTGGCCCTACCAGACCGGTAAAAATATCCAGTCCGGCATCAACGAAGGCCGCATCCGCATGGGGGACAAGCACCTCTCCATGTTCGCCCAGGACCTGGGATATGGCTTCTACACCAAGGAGAACGGCGGGCGCCTGGATATTGCCATCATCGAGTGCTCCGCCATTACGGAAAACGGAGGGCTGGTGCTGACCGCCTCCTGCGGTGCGGTGCCGGAGATCGTGCAGATCGCCGACAAGATCATCGTCGAGATCAACACCTCCATCCCCAGCTTCGAAGGGTTACACGACATCATCGAACCGATCAACCCGCCCAACCGGCAGCCGTACCTCATCAGCCGTGTGGACGACCGGGCCGGCTCCCCCTACGTGCGGGTGGATACGGACCGGATCGTGGCCATCATCGAATCGAACCGCCCCGACAACGGCCGTTCCTTCAGCGAGCAGGACGAAACCTCGGAAGCTATCGCCAATCATATCATCGACTTTTTCTCCAACGAGGTGAAGGTGGGCCGCCTGCCCAAGAACCTGCTGCCGCTCCAGTCCGGCGTCGGTTCCATCGCCAACGCGGTCATCGGCGGCCTTGCCAAGGGACCGTTCACCGGCCTGAAGGTCTGGACCGAGGTGTTGCAGGACACCATGCTCGACCTCTTCGATTCCGGGAAGCTGGACTTCGCCTCCACGGTTTCCCTGTCCTATTCGGTTGACGGCTTCAAACGCTTCTACGACAATTGGGACAAGTACAGCAACAAGGTGCTGATGCGCCCCCTCTCCATCGCCAACCATCCCGAGCCGATCCGCCGGTTGGGCTGCATCGCCATGAACACCCCGGTGGAGTTCGACATCTACGCCCATGCCAACTCCACCCTCGTGGGCGGCACCAGGATGATCAACGGCATCGGCGGTTCCGGCGACTTCCTCCGCAACGCCTATCTCTCCATCATGCACACCCCGTCGGCCCGGCCGAGCAAGACCGACCCGACCGGCATCACCTGCGTGGTACCCCATGTACCCCACGTGGACCATACCGAGCACGACCTGGACGTACTGGTCACGGAGCAGGGTCTGGCCGACCTGCGCGGCCTGGACCCGAAAACCAGGGCACAACTCATCATCGATAACTGCGCCCATCCGGATTACAAGCCTCTGTTGCAGGAGTATCTGGACATGGCGACCAAGGAGTGTCTGGGACGGAAAGCGGGCCACGAACCGCAAATGCTCGACCGGGTCTTCAAGATGCAGGTCAACCTGGCCAAAAACGGGACTATGAAGATTGACAACTGGGAAGTCTAG
- a CDS encoding TetR/AcrR family transcriptional regulator, with protein MTKADCRSRLVEVGTRLFAERGLHGVSVRELSQTAGASISMISYYFGSKEGLYRSVLQEQFACFDQIEEIRRQGADPLAVLEEYLRWTILRHRNNPYLLRFYTSELTNPTAYFATIVSPAIAKVIRILADVVHEGMRRGEFRQDVDAVNAALALAGMVNYFFLSTLATESLMSRSPGQDEQLIGQYVAIFTKGIIA; from the coding sequence ATGACAAAAGCGGATTGCCGCAGCAGGTTGGTGGAGGTGGGAACACGGCTGTTTGCCGAGCGCGGTTTGCACGGGGTCAGCGTCAGGGAGTTGTCCCAGACCGCCGGGGCGAGTATCTCCATGATTTCGTATTATTTCGGCAGCAAGGAGGGGTTGTACCGCTCGGTACTGCAGGAACAATTCGCCTGTTTCGACCAGATCGAGGAGATCCGCCGGCAAGGGGCCGATCCCTTGGCCGTACTGGAGGAATACCTGCGCTGGACTATTCTGAGGCATCGCAACAACCCGTACCTGCTGCGGTTCTATACCAGCGAACTCACCAATCCCACTGCGTATTTCGCCACCATCGTCTCACCCGCCATCGCCAAGGTGATCCGCATCCTTGCGGACGTGGTGCATGAAGGGATGCGTCGGGGGGAATTCCGGCAGGATGTTGATGCCGTCAATGCCGCCTTGGCCCTTGCCGGCATGGTCAATTACTTTTTCCTCAGCACCCTGGCCACCGAATCGCTGATGAGCCGTTCGCCCGGCCAGGACGAACAACTGATCGGCCAGTACGTGGCTATCTTCACCAAGGGGATCATTGCGTGA
- a CDS encoding thioredoxin domain-containing protein: MSDYIVTCTSCGTANRIPADKEGKKGRCGTCRAVLPPLYRHPQQLADQTFDAFVANYPGPVLAEFWAPWUPHCTSFAPAVRTVAEKLAGKAAVVQIDTQQNQVLAARFGVRGIPELVLFRGGRIVSRLAGAQSVEAVLAWFRHQV, translated from the coding sequence ATGTCGGACTATATCGTCACCTGCACGTCGTGCGGCACGGCAAACCGGATCCCCGCCGACAAGGAAGGGAAAAAAGGGCGTTGCGGCACCTGTCGCGCCGTCCTGCCTCCGTTGTACCGCCACCCGCAGCAGCTTGCGGATCAGACTTTCGATGCCTTTGTGGCAAACTATCCGGGACCGGTGCTGGCCGAGTTCTGGGCTCCCTGGTGACCGCACTGCACCTCATTCGCACCGGCGGTGCGGACAGTAGCGGAGAAGTTGGCGGGAAAAGCGGCGGTTGTCCAGATCGACACCCAGCAGAATCAGGTTCTTGCGGCGCGGTTCGGCGTGCGGGGCATACCGGAACTGGTGCTCTTCCGGGGCGGCAGGATCGTATCCCGCCTCGCCGGGGCGCAGAGCGTCGAGGCGGTCCTCGCCTGGTTCCGGCATCAGGTGTAG
- a CDS encoding porin family protein, producing MNKIIYCCCLAAALFLATTPAMADDIKGRLGVTGRLGFLVPADSELQGRSADTDTDFVGGGGFIYGITKNIAAEFEITHTSFDVHGNNTMGGNAETINYSLGGQYRFDVAVPQFTPYVGAGLDILINDFTYSDGTKTDVDSCVGVHISGGADYFVTRQFALTAQLKAVLAPSADINYQGKAGNIDPTSLSMTFGARYFF from the coding sequence ATGAACAAGATCATCTATTGCTGCTGTCTGGCAGCGGCACTGTTTCTGGCCACCACCCCGGCCATGGCGGACGACATCAAGGGAAGACTGGGCGTCACCGGAAGGCTCGGCTTTCTTGTCCCCGCCGACAGCGAATTACAGGGAAGAAGTGCCGACACGGACACCGATTTCGTAGGAGGCGGCGGGTTTATTTACGGAATAACGAAAAACATCGCGGCGGAATTCGAGATCACCCACACCAGCTTTGATGTCCACGGTAACAACACGATGGGCGGCAACGCCGAAACCATCAACTACTCCCTGGGCGGCCAGTACCGTTTTGACGTCGCGGTGCCCCAGTTCACCCCCTACGTGGGTGCAGGCCTGGATATCCTGATCAACGACTTCACTTACTCCGACGGGACCAAGACCGATGTTGACAGCTGCGTGGGCGTTCATATCAGCGGCGGCGCGGACTATTTCGTAACCAGGCAGTTTGCCCTGACCGCCCAGCTCAAGGCGGTCCTGGCGCCCAGCGCCGATATCAACTACCAGGGCAAGGCCGGCAATATCGACCCCACGAGTCTCTCCATGACCTTTGGCGCGAGATACTTTTTTTAA
- a CDS encoding FecR domain-containing protein — protein sequence MKTSIVGFLLLLFATTPAFAAPAGAIGHVQTLKGAASFLRGTVTQPAAVGGAVYRGDVVRTAKDGSLGIVLTDDTTISLGPNSELALKEYAFDPKEAKFALLARMVKGTFVYLSGLIAKLAPNSIHLEIPDATIAVRGTRLLIEVQE from the coding sequence ATGAAAACCTCAATAGTTGGGTTTCTCCTTCTTCTGTTTGCCACCACTCCGGCATTCGCCGCGCCGGCCGGGGCGATTGGTCACGTACAGACCCTGAAAGGGGCGGCTTCCTTTCTCCGGGGGACGGTAACGCAGCCTGCCGCAGTCGGAGGGGCGGTGTATCGGGGGGACGTGGTCAGGACCGCAAAGGATGGCTCGTTGGGAATCGTGCTGACGGACGACACGACCATTTCCCTGGGCCCCAACAGCGAACTTGCGCTCAAAGAGTACGCCTTCGATCCGAAGGAGGCAAAATTCGCCCTCCTGGCACGCATGGTAAAGGGAACCTTTGTCTATCTCTCCGGACTCATCGCCAAGCTGGCCCCCAACTCCATCCACCTGGAGATCCCTGACGCGACCATTGCCGTGCGGGGTACCAGATTGCTGATTGAGGTTCAGGAGTAA
- a CDS encoding OmpA family protein has product MSRKDSHYRRIPEVLPGLPAMMVLLALLGGCAARQVVVLMPDRDGHVGKAEVATEEGKQLLEKSGEMTVVSGRSNVPSLPAPADPRYIASTFGAALAVEPLPSEKFILFFETGRTCLVAESQATIPAILAAIKRRNAISISISGHTDAVGSVQLNDRLAHERALAVKELLIQKGVDPQRLTVSSHGKGNPLVPTPDGVKEPRNRRVEVIVR; this is encoded by the coding sequence ATGTCTCGCAAGGATAGTCATTACCGGCGGATCCCGGAAGTCCTGCCGGGCTTGCCGGCTATGATGGTGCTCCTGGCCTTGCTGGGCGGTTGCGCGGCCCGGCAGGTGGTCGTTCTGATGCCCGACCGGGATGGTCATGTGGGAAAGGCGGAGGTGGCCACGGAAGAGGGAAAACAGCTTCTTGAAAAATCCGGTGAGATGACGGTCGTCTCCGGCCGGTCAAATGTCCCTTCTCTGCCGGCACCCGCTGATCCCCGCTATATCGCCTCGACCTTTGGCGCTGCCTTGGCTGTGGAACCGCTTCCATCCGAGAAATTCATCCTTTTCTTCGAAACAGGCAGAACCTGCCTGGTTGCCGAGTCCCAAGCCACCATCCCCGCCATCCTTGCTGCCATCAAGCGGCGCAACGCAATCAGTATCAGCATCAGCGGACATACCGACGCGGTCGGCTCGGTCCAGCTCAACGACAGGCTTGCCCACGAACGCGCTTTGGCGGTCAAGGAACTGTTGATACAGAAGGGGGTTGATCCGCAACGCCTGACCGTATCGTCCCATGGCAAGGGGAACCCCCTGGTCCCAACGCCCGACGGGGTTAAAGAACCCCGAAACCGGCGCGTTGAGGTTATCGTGCGTTAG
- a CDS encoding CHASE2 domain-containing protein, which translates to MLIAAGFLLTLCTALLLIFPPLFVQQTELRLYDLMLAGRTVSQKSGSVVIVGVDEKSLTAYGQWPWPRYRMARLVERLKKLGAGVVVLDFLMPEPDRTSPDVIAAERQRDLGSGAAASGFAPIDVNTQRLAEALAELPTAIGYFFELSPGVGGRPGSVPHLPPGMVVTATPGVTAQWPVPARLIRGVPALTANAGAEGFTNAQHDMDGVLRRVPLLLRYEGTYCPSLALTAVLLTSGERNLRITRDAFETLLIRGDRPIPLDSQGNALIDFRNRNSFPYFSAQTILEGAPAAGDLRGKIVLIGTWAKGLGDIHQVPSGQSLNGVEVHANVIDNILSGSFISRPMWARGAELFALLLAGGLSTWLLSRPGFVLSFVTVVAMSGGCYWGGRELLLSEGLYISPLLPMTVPLLVLTALSLLKYGIEARKVRQRNRDLIDAQDTIIISMSTLTEARDRESGQHILRTQRYVEILARQLATLPGYAALDEANIELLAKSAPLHDIGKVGIPDHILCKPGALTAEEYDIMKTHTLIGSHALSKTIGGTEHPEKLEFLHYALQMAESHHEKWDGSGYPRGLSGSDIPLAGRLMALADVYDALVSRRVYKRDFSHEEAQEWILARSGKHFDPEVVEAFMAQREEFIRTARELADDE; encoded by the coding sequence GTGCTGATTGCCGCGGGTTTCCTTCTGACGCTCTGCACGGCCTTGCTTCTGATATTTCCGCCGCTTTTCGTCCAGCAGACGGAACTGCGCCTCTATGACCTCATGCTCGCCGGCCGGACCGTTTCGCAAAAAAGCGGCAGCGTGGTGATCGTGGGGGTTGATGAGAAAAGCCTCACGGCCTACGGACAGTGGCCCTGGCCCCGTTATCGCATGGCCCGTCTCGTCGAACGGTTGAAAAAACTGGGCGCGGGCGTGGTTGTCCTCGATTTCCTGATGCCGGAACCTGATCGTACCTCTCCCGATGTCATTGCGGCGGAACGGCAGAGGGATCTGGGGTCGGGAGCCGCCGCGTCCGGCTTTGCGCCAATAGACGTCAACACGCAACGATTGGCCGAGGCGCTGGCGGAACTGCCGACCGCCATCGGATACTTTTTTGAACTCTCTCCGGGAGTGGGGGGGAGGCCCGGCAGCGTTCCCCATCTTCCCCCGGGCATGGTCGTGACCGCAACACCGGGCGTCACCGCCCAATGGCCGGTACCGGCCCGGTTGATCCGGGGCGTTCCGGCGTTGACCGCCAACGCCGGTGCCGAGGGGTTCACCAATGCCCAGCACGACATGGATGGCGTCCTCAGGCGGGTGCCCCTGCTGCTGCGTTATGAAGGGACCTATTGTCCCTCCCTCGCCCTGACCGCTGTCCTGCTCACATCCGGCGAACGAAACCTTCGTATCACCCGTGACGCATTCGAAACCCTGCTCATCCGGGGTGATCGCCCTATCCCCCTGGACAGTCAGGGCAATGCCCTGATCGACTTCCGTAATAGAAATTCCTTTCCCTATTTTTCAGCGCAAACAATCCTGGAAGGCGCTCCGGCCGCCGGGGACCTGCGGGGGAAGATCGTCCTGATAGGCACCTGGGCGAAAGGGCTGGGTGATATCCACCAAGTGCCGTCCGGCCAATCGCTCAACGGGGTCGAGGTCCATGCCAACGTCATCGACAACATCCTTTCCGGCTCATTTATCTCCCGGCCCATGTGGGCACGGGGAGCCGAACTGTTTGCCCTTCTCCTTGCGGGAGGGCTCAGCACTTGGCTTCTCAGTCGCCCCGGATTCGTCCTGTCGTTTGTGACCGTTGTGGCCATGAGTGGAGGGTGCTACTGGGGAGGGAGAGAACTACTGCTGTCCGAGGGGCTGTACATCTCGCCGCTGCTCCCCATGACGGTGCCGCTGCTCGTGTTGACGGCCCTGAGCCTGCTGAAATACGGGATAGAGGCCCGCAAGGTGCGTCAGCGCAACCGTGACCTGATCGATGCCCAGGACACGATCATCATCAGTATGTCAACACTCACCGAGGCCCGCGACAGGGAATCGGGGCAGCACATCCTGAGGACACAGCGTTATGTGGAGATCCTTGCCCGGCAACTCGCCACGCTTCCCGGCTACGCCGCCCTGGACGAAGCGAATATCGAACTCCTGGCGAAATCCGCACCGCTCCATGATATCGGCAAGGTCGGTATCCCTGATCACATCCTGTGCAAACCGGGCGCGCTGACGGCCGAAGAGTACGATATCATGAAGACCCATACGCTCATCGGCTCCCATGCCCTGTCAAAGACCATCGGCGGAACCGAACACCCGGAAAAGCTGGAGTTCCTACACTACGCGCTTCAGATGGCCGAATCGCACCACGAAAAATGGGACGGCAGCGGCTACCCCCGCGGACTGAGCGGCTCCGACATCCCCTTGGCCGGTCGCCTGATGGCGCTGGCGGATGTGTACGACGCCCTGGTCAGCCGGCGCGTCTACAAGCGGGATTTTTCTCACGAGGAAGCTCAGGAGTGGATTCTGGCAAGGTCGGGCAAACACTTCGACCCCGAAGTAGTCGAAGCGTTCATGGCCCAGAGAGAGGAATTCATTCGCACGGCCAGGGAGTTGGCTGACGACGAGTGA
- a CDS encoding AraC family transcriptional regulator, with the protein METAQTAKKGRLAVLLERLATREGFTRSNMEGVTFIRANKSYPRAPVTYDPSIVIVAQGRKRGYLGEQVFTYDPCNYLVLSVPLPFECETEATPQEPLLAVSLKVDPTTLSELLMVMDDESAAHGAVPRGIYSTPLTDDLICAAIRLLECLESPLDSRILGPQIMREITYRVLCGEQGGALRAVAIRHGRFSQIARVLRKIHTDYGNGMDIESLASEANMSVSTFHHTFKAVTSASPLQYLKSIRLHKARLLMVQDGLNASTAAGRVGYESASQFSREFKRFFGNSPVDEAEKIRAMAD; encoded by the coding sequence GTGGAGACGGCACAGACGGCGAAAAAAGGGCGCTTGGCGGTATTATTGGAACGGTTGGCAACCAGGGAAGGCTTCACCCGATCAAACATGGAAGGGGTGACGTTCATACGGGCGAACAAATCCTACCCCCGAGCACCGGTGACCTACGACCCCAGCATCGTGATCGTTGCCCAGGGACGCAAGCGCGGCTACCTGGGAGAGCAGGTCTTCACCTATGATCCCTGCAACTACCTGGTACTTTCGGTGCCGCTCCCCTTCGAGTGCGAGACCGAGGCCACCCCGCAGGAACCTCTGCTGGCAGTGTCGCTCAAGGTCGATCCCACGACCCTGAGCGAGTTGCTCATGGTGATGGATGACGAGAGCGCCGCGCACGGAGCAGTCCCGCGCGGGATTTACTCCACACCGCTGACCGACGACCTGATCTGCGCCGCCATCCGGCTGTTGGAGTGCCTGGAATCGCCATTGGACAGCCGCATCCTGGGGCCGCAGATCATGCGGGAGATTACCTACCGGGTGTTGTGCGGTGAGCAGGGGGGGGCCTTGCGGGCCGTAGCCATCCGGCACGGCCGGTTCAGCCAGATCGCGCGGGTCTTGAGAAAAATCCACACGGACTATGGCAACGGCATGGATATCGAATCCCTGGCCAGCGAGGCCAACATGAGTGTTTCCACCTTCCATCACACCTTCAAGGCGGTCACCTCGGCATCGCCGCTGCAGTATCTGAAGAGCATCAGATTGCACAAGGCGCGCCTGTTGATGGTCCAGGACGGTCTCAATGCCAGCACCGCCGCGGGGCGCGTCGGTTACGAGAGCGCCTCCCAGTTCAGCCGCGAATTCAAACGCTTCTTCGGCAACAGTCCGGTGGATGAGGCGGAAAAGATACGGGCCATGGCGGATTGA
- a CDS encoding NAD(P)-dependent alcohol dehydrogenase — translation MLKTPAYAAASPTTPLAPFAVERREPGPHDVLIDILYCGVCHSDIHQVRDEWGGSIFPMVPGHEIVGRVAQVGGHVEKWQVGDIVGVGCFIDSCRECEACRDGEEQFCEKGMNATYNSYERDGKTPTYGGYSTRITVDEGYVLRIPAGMPLERVAPLLCAGITTYSPLSRFGVKAGDEVAVVGLGGLGHMGVKIAKAMGARVTVLSHSLTKREDALRLGADDFIATSDERVFKENAKRFDFILDTISAQHDYNAFLGMLRRDGTMVLVGLPEPTLLSAAPLIMQRRRLAGSLIGGIRETQEMLDFCAEHGVASDVEVIPIQRINEAYERMLKSDVRYRFVIDMASLG, via the coding sequence ATGCTGAAGACCCCTGCGTATGCAGCTGCATCACCCACGACGCCCTTGGCGCCGTTTGCTGTCGAGCGACGCGAACCCGGCCCGCATGACGTGTTGATTGACATCCTCTATTGCGGGGTTTGCCATTCCGATATCCATCAAGTCCGCGATGAATGGGGCGGCTCCATCTTCCCCATGGTCCCCGGCCACGAGATCGTGGGGCGGGTGGCACAGGTGGGTGGTCATGTGGAAAAATGGCAGGTCGGCGACATAGTGGGCGTCGGCTGCTTCATTGATTCGTGCCGCGAGTGCGAGGCCTGCCGGGACGGTGAAGAACAATTCTGCGAGAAGGGGATGAATGCGACCTACAACAGTTACGAACGTGACGGCAAAACGCCCACCTACGGCGGTTACTCCACGCGTATCACCGTAGACGAGGGATATGTGCTGCGCATTCCCGCGGGTATGCCGCTGGAACGTGTGGCGCCGCTGTTGTGCGCCGGCATTACCACCTATTCCCCCCTCAGCCGTTTCGGGGTCAAGGCCGGCGACGAGGTCGCCGTGGTGGGGCTGGGCGGCCTTGGCCACATGGGGGTGAAGATTGCCAAAGCCATGGGCGCCAGAGTGACCGTGCTCAGTCATTCCCTCACCAAGCGGGAGGATGCGCTCCGGCTCGGCGCGGATGATTTTATTGCCACCAGCGATGAACGGGTATTTAAAGAGAACGCCAAACGTTTCGATTTCATCCTGGATACGATCTCGGCGCAGCACGATTACAACGCCTTTCTCGGCATGCTGCGCCGCGACGGCACCATGGTGCTGGTGGGATTGCCCGAGCCGACGCTGCTCTCCGCCGCCCCGTTGATCATGCAACGCCGTCGCCTGGCGGGATCGCTGATCGGCGGCATCCGCGAGACCCAGGAGATGCTTGATTTCTGTGCCGAACACGGGGTCGCCTCGGATGTGGAGGTAATTCCCATTCAGCGGATCAACGAGGCTTACGAGCGCATGCTCAAAAGCGATGTGCGCTACCGCTTTGTGATCGATATGGCCAGTTTGGGCTAG
- a CDS encoding PilZ domain-containing protein, with product MREKRSLRRIVLVANGVLLYQDQRFPCHVENVSLHGALVGVDDPVCELLHQGGRCGLTLRQGGGGPGIDLDAQIVHSGFGLVGLRFVGLDATREKGLADIIEQASQGEVSAGGDASRLYARLGINADR from the coding sequence ATGCGCGAAAAAAGATCGTTACGGCGGATCGTTCTTGTGGCCAATGGAGTATTGCTGTATCAGGATCAGCGTTTTCCCTGCCATGTCGAGAATGTTTCCCTGCACGGGGCGCTGGTCGGGGTAGATGACCCCGTCTGCGAACTGCTCCATCAGGGAGGGCGGTGCGGGCTGACCTTGCGTCAGGGGGGAGGCGGCCCCGGCATCGATCTGGACGCCCAGATCGTCCACTCGGGGTTTGGCTTGGTCGGCTTGAGGTTTGTCGGACTTGATGCCACCCGGGAAAAGGGCTTGGCAGATATTATCGAGCAGGCGTCGCAAGGCGAAGTATCGGCGGGCGGAGACGCTTCGCGCTTGTACGCCCGTTTGGGGATCAATGCGGACAGGTGA
- a CDS encoding transporter substrate-binding domain-containing protein, translating into MHDITRFKIGEVPFRSLAAVLLIVAACAVTCLLCGGAALADTPRNNPQKVIIVGGDREYPPYEFIDKNGRPSGYNVELTRAIAEVMGMKVEFRLGSWAEMREALQTGRVDVLQGMSYSEERSREVEFSLPHTIVNHAVFARRDSPMINSLDEVEGKEVAVHRGGIMHDYLVRKGFRGKLILTDTPADALRLLAAGKTDYAIVAIVPGMYIIRELKLTNLIPVVRNVATYRYCYASNRGNAELISRFNEGLAILRKTGQYETIYEKWLGVLEPDRVEWATVTRYAAIVGIPLVLLLGGFALWSRTLHRQVALRTADLTREIAERRHAEEELLLNQQQLVQADKMAALGVLVSGVAHEINNPTGLILLEVPILRRFFTDASKVLERYYQESGDFTCGGLPYSRMREEMPRSLEKLQDAGKRIKRIVDDLKDFARRDDTAFNGTIDLNAVAQATVRLVEPSIRKATNRFSAEYAEGLPKVRGNAQRIEQVLVNLIINACQALPDTGRGIELATLYDAARGVVVFRLRDEGSGISPENLSRLTDPFFTTKRDMGGTGLGLSVSAGIVKEHGGTLEFDSTPGSGTTVTLTLPEYRKENGS; encoded by the coding sequence TTGCATGATATCACACGTTTCAAGATAGGGGAGGTTCCCTTTCGCTCCCTTGCTGCCGTGCTCCTCATCGTCGCTGCCTGCGCCGTCACCTGTCTGCTGTGCGGCGGTGCAGCCCTCGCCGATACGCCCCGGAACAACCCGCAGAAGGTTATCATCGTCGGCGGTGACCGGGAGTACCCCCCTTACGAGTTCATCGACAAGAACGGGCGCCCGTCCGGCTATAATGTGGAATTGACCCGTGCCATCGCCGAGGTCATGGGCATGAAGGTGGAGTTCCGGCTCGGCAGTTGGGCGGAGATGCGGGAGGCTCTTCAGACCGGACGGGTCGATGTGCTCCAAGGCATGTCCTATTCGGAGGAGCGTTCCCGCGAGGTGGAGTTTTCCCTGCCTCACACCATTGTGAACCACGCAGTATTCGCCCGCCGGGACTCGCCGATGATCAACTCCCTCGACGAGGTCGAAGGGAAGGAAGTGGCCGTCCACCGGGGCGGGATCATGCACGATTACCTGGTCAGGAAAGGGTTCCGTGGGAAGCTGATCCTGACCGACACGCCGGCCGACGCCCTCCGCCTTTTGGCCGCGGGCAAGACCGACTATGCCATCGTCGCCATCGTGCCGGGGATGTATATCATCCGCGAACTGAAACTGACCAACCTCATCCCGGTGGTACGCAACGTGGCCACCTATCGCTACTGTTACGCTTCGAACCGGGGCAATGCAGAGCTGATCTCCCGTTTCAACGAAGGGCTGGCCATTCTCAGGAAGACCGGGCAGTACGAGACCATTTATGAAAAATGGCTCGGCGTACTGGAGCCCGATCGTGTCGAATGGGCCACCGTCACCCGATACGCCGCCATTGTAGGCATCCCGCTGGTACTCCTGTTGGGTGGTTTTGCCCTCTGGTCCCGCACCCTGCACCGCCAGGTGGCGTTGCGCACCGCCGATTTGACCCGGGAGATCGCCGAGCGGCGGCACGCAGAGGAGGAATTGCTCCTCAACCAACAGCAATTGGTCCAGGCCGACAAGATGGCCGCCCTGGGGGTCCTGGTTTCGGGCGTGGCCCATGAGATCAACAACCCCACCGGCCTGATCCTGCTGGAGGTCCCGATCCTCAGGCGGTTTTTCACGGACGCCTCCAAGGTTCTGGAGCGGTACTATCAGGAGAGCGGCGACTTTACCTGCGGCGGGCTTCCCTATTCGCGCATGCGGGAGGAGATGCCCCGCAGCCTGGAAAAGCTTCAGGACGCAGGCAAGCGCATCAAACGGATCGTGGACGACCTGAAGGACTTTGCCCGGCGCGACGATACCGCCTTCAACGGCACCATCGACCTGAACGCCGTGGCCCAGGCCACCGTCCGGCTGGTCGAGCCCTCCATCCGTAAGGCCACCAACCGTTTCAGCGCCGAGTATGCCGAGGGGCTTCCCAAGGTACGGGGCAACGCCCAGCGCATCGAGCAGGTCCTGGTAAACCTGATCATCAACGCTTGCCAGGCATTGCCGGATACCGGCCGGGGCATCGAGCTGGCCACGCTTTACGATGCCGCCCGCGGCGTGGTGGTATTCCGCCTGCGGGACGAGGGGAGCGGGATTTCCCCCGAGAACCTGTCGCGGCTGACCGACCCGTTTTTCACCACCAAGCGGGACATGGGAGGGACCGGCCTCGGCCTGTCCGTATCGGCCGGGATCGTCAAGGAACACGGCGGTACCCTGGAATTCGATTCGACCCCGGGCAGCGGGACCACCGTGACACTGACGCTGCCTGAATACCGGAAGGAGAACGGCTCGTGA